In a single window of the Antennarius striatus isolate MH-2024 chromosome 3, ASM4005453v1, whole genome shotgun sequence genome:
- the dok2 gene encoding docking protein 2, producing MEESISKQGMLYLQQQRFGKKWKRVWCVLYRESSCSISRLEFFECKDGGSVEKNDKCLRKQQEHKKVIRLVDCIRVSEVEMDGCPRDTGPFLIETTEKIYMFAADRQQLDDWTHKLCEIAFPMSRMEHKLKRGSLQRRNRPDEDEGMEDNSLYSGRETVRDFRVCVRRTDASDRCRLKGDGVLRADVDALLLIDHTGDVVFTWPYKYLRRFGRDKSTFSFEAGRRCDSGEGSFEFDTKQGNVLFQAVEAAINLKRISVPQRQPSGGSPVTPETPQDLNLPCLPLILPTIQSRVLPQPRSHIPQTPSAQTTDGVYSVVTEPPHHHVIHHKESSTSSQHQQQHRPLLSRLEPPIDKTLTAVKSLTLDTRGIPVPRKNQVKMISSCPLPHASPDPGPHIGLGPAPNPSHSPKLSPNLDKMYSQITEAPTEERTAKREKRGGAGTLSCTPGAIPQEPEYSLPFDTLATSVMVNILNSHQALVTESDPLYDSIDEMKIGNIEATYGKVDPIYDEPEGCAAAAATATTAQTPPTYLYDNPEEVRGDAWRIMGTTADPKGHEYPFNPRVDDYAVPKRPQRVFPATQNTNEEEDREEEPREEEEEQMEDSPYKNVTVKMIEETFD from the exons ATGGAGGAGTCCATCAGTAAGCAGGGGATGCTctacctgcagcagcagaggtttGGAAAG AAGTGGAAGCGTGTGTGGTGTGTCCTGTACAGAGAAAGTTCCTGTTCCATTTCCAGACTGGAGTTCTTTGAGTGCAAAGATGGAGGAAGCGTGGAGAAGAATGACAAATGTCTACGcaaacaacaagaacacaagAAG GTGATCCGTCTGGTGGACTGCATCCGGGTGTCGGAGGTGGAGATGGACGGTTGTCCCAGAGACACGGGACCCTTCCTGATCGAGACCACCGAGAAGATCTACATGTTCGCAGCAGACCGACAACAGCTGGACGACTGGACACACAAACTGTGTGAGATCGCCTTCCct ATGAGCCGGATGGAGCACAAATTGAAGCGAGGCAGCCTGCAGAGACGAAACAGACCGGATGAAGACGAAGGAATGGAGGATAACTCGCTGTACAGTGGCAGAGAGACAG tgcgtGACTTCAGGGTGTGTGTCCGGAGGACAGACGCCTCCGACCGCTGCAGACTGAAAGGAGACGGCGTGCTGCGAGCAGACGTGGACGCTCTGCTGCTGATCGATCACACAGGAGATGTGGTGTTCACCTGGCCGTACAAGTACCTGCGGCGCTTCGGACGAGACAAG TCCACCTTCTCCTTCGAAGCCGGACGGAGGTGCGATTCGGGCGAGGGAAGTTTTGAATTCGACACCAAACAGGGAAACGTCCTGTTTCAGGCCGTGGAAGCTGCCATCAACCTGAAGCGGATCTCCGTCCCCCAGAGGCAGCCCTCTGGCGGGAGCCCGGTGACTCCAGAGACCCCCCAGGACCTGAACCTGCCCTGTCTACCCCTCATCCTCCCAACAATCCAGAGCCGGGTGCTGCCACAGCCTCGGAGCCATATCCCACAAACCCCCTCTGCTCAG acgaCTGACGGTGTGTACAGTGTGGTGACAGAACCTCCACATCATCACGTGATTCATCACAAAGAGAGCTCCACTTCATCCCAGCATCAACAGCAgcatcgccccctgctg TCTCGTCTGGAGCCCCCGATCGACAAAACGCTGACCGCTGTGAAGAGTTTGACCCTGGACACTCGAGGCATTCCTGTCCCTCGTAAGAACCAGGTCAAAATGATCTCCAGCTGCCCTCTGCCTCATGCCAGCCCTGATCCGGGTCCCCATATAGGCCTGGGCCCCGCCCCCAACCCCTCCCACAGCCCCAAACTGAGCCCAAACCTGGACAAGATGTACTCCCAGATCACGGAAGCGCCCACCGAGGAGCGAACCGccaagagagagaagagaggtggTGCTGGAACTCTGTCCTGCACTCCCGGCGCCATCCCACAGGAGCCAGAGTACTCCCTCCCCTTCGACACGCTCGCCACCAGTGTAATGGTCAACATCCTCAACTCCCATCAGGCCCTAGTCACCGAGTCGGACCCGCTGTATGACAGCATCGATGAGATGAAGATTGGAAACATTGAAGCCACGTATGGAAAGGTGGATCCCATCTACGACGAGCCTGAAGGCTGTGCTGCCGCTGCGGCCACCGCCACGACGGCGCAGACTCCTCCCACCTACCTGTATGACAACCCggaggaggtgagaggagaTGCCTGGAGGATCATGGGTACCACTGCTGACCCTAAAGGTCACGAGTACCCATTCAACCCGCGGGTAGACGACTACGCTGTGCCCAAACGACCCCAGAGGGTGTTTCCTGCTACACAGaacaccaacgaagaagaagacagggaggaggagccacgggaggaagaagaagaacagatggaGGATTCGCCCTACAAGAACGTGACGGTGAAGATGATAGAAGAGACATTTGATTGA